In the genome of Rhizobium etli 8C-3, one region contains:
- a CDS encoding MerR family transcriptional regulator, giving the protein MPDGTKRAAAGKASERRFRYRFLPSAALPPDLPDGPVPIAEMANAFGVTHRTLHFYEEKGLLSANRIGLMRVYGQDDVMRMAVINVCRETGMAIAVIQELMEELRRASSQEEAEAIFQEVLAVRKRELTAEMSTLHRQLQQVSDLLDPDASSEIPPLNDNEDQSALSDEELRCLSLMAEGFSTQRIARALDLKHDEAQALEADIILKFRANNRFQAITKAVLLGIVKV; this is encoded by the coding sequence ATGCCAGACGGTACCAAACGTGCCGCCGCCGGTAAAGCTTCGGAGCGCCGTTTCAGATACCGGTTCCTGCCATCTGCCGCCCTGCCGCCGGACTTGCCCGACGGACCGGTACCCATCGCCGAGATGGCCAACGCGTTCGGGGTCACGCACAGGACGCTGCATTTCTACGAAGAAAAGGGACTGCTGTCGGCCAACCGTATTGGCCTGATGCGCGTTTACGGCCAGGACGACGTGATGCGCATGGCCGTCATCAACGTCTGCCGCGAGACCGGGATGGCGATCGCGGTCATTCAGGAGCTGATGGAGGAATTGCGCCGTGCATCCTCGCAGGAGGAAGCAGAGGCAATCTTCCAGGAGGTGCTCGCCGTCCGCAAACGCGAGCTGACGGCGGAAATGTCGACACTGCATCGTCAGTTGCAACAGGTCAGCGATCTGCTCGACCCCGACGCCAGCAGCGAGATACCGCCGCTCAACGACAACGAGGATCAATCCGCCCTTTCGGATGAGGAACTGCGCTGCCTCTCGTTGATGGCCGAAGGCTTCTCGACGCAGCGCATCGCCCGCGCCCTTGACCTGAAGCATGACGAAGCACAGGCGCTCGAAGCTGACATCATCCTGAAATTCCGGGCCAACAACCGCTTCCAGGCAATCACCAAGGCAGTTCTTCTCGGCATCGTCAAAGTGTGA